One Cryptococcus decagattii chromosome 9, complete sequence DNA window includes the following coding sequences:
- a CDS encoding histone H3, protein MARTKQTARKSTGGKAPRKQLATKAARKQAPSQVSGGVKKPHRYRPGTVALREIRRYQKSTELLIRKLPFQRLVREIAQDFKTDLRFQSSAIGALQEASEAYLVSLFEDTNLAAIHAKRVTIQPKDLQLARRLRGERS, encoded by the exons ATGG CCCGAACAAAG CAAACCGCTCGAAAGTCTACTGGTGGTAAGGCCCCCAGGAAGCAGC TCGCTACCAAGGCCGCCCGAAAGCAGGCCCCTTCCCAGGTCTCTGGTGGTGTTAAGAAGCCCCACAGGTACAGGCCCGGTACTGTTGCTCTCCGAGAAATTCGACGATACCAGAA GTCCACCGAACTTTTGATCAGGAAGTTGCCTTTCCAGCGACTCGTTCGTGAAATTGCTCAGGACTTCAAGACCGACCTCCGTTTCCAGTCTTCTGCCATCGGCGCCCTTCAGGAGGCTTCCGAGGCTTACCTCGTCTCTCTCTTTGAGGACA CCAACTTGGCCGCTATCCACGCCAAGCGAGTCACTATCCAGCCCAAGGACCTCCAGCTCGCCCGTCGTCTCCGAGGCGAGAGGTCTTAA